One Pyrus communis chromosome 4, drPyrComm1.1, whole genome shotgun sequence genomic region harbors:
- the LOC137732943 gene encoding probable aspartic protease At2g35615: MGGAFGRSLSGGDYPEDEHSHARLGVYDPSMYQCSATSASNMNHFPLALLAFFILLTQANSHGFTADLIHRDSTLSPWYNSSVSHYDRLHDAFCRSVTRANRFVKPIITSSSSLSSSADIQSRIISSNGEYLMNVSIGTPPVEVLGIADTGSDLIWTQCKPCKQCFNQKPPLFDPKKSSTYRSIPCQSNSCTYLEEAACGTQDNEHETCDYSYRYGDRSFTRGTLAVETFTIGSTTGHPVSLPKILFGCGHQNGGTFDESGSGLIGLGGGPLSLASQLTKSTGGGKFSYCLVPLASNSKNPNNNVASKISFGSAGIVSGAGAVSTPLVAKEPDTFYYLTLEAISVGEKRLAYKTKSPNCKDSPAVAVAVAGNEGNIIIDSGTTLTFLPPGFYDDLVSALEVAINAERVSDPRGILSLCFRSESDDIGVPVITAHFKGADVKLQAVNTFARMEDDLVCLTMIPSSDVAIFGNLAQINFLVGYDLEDRTVSFKPADCVSVLKMEEGKNALRMKKCCYSLCKLQRNLFILFVKYIFSTQHTQSCKRE; encoded by the exons ATGGGCGGCGCATTTGGCCGTTCCTTGTCCG gtgggGACTATCCAGAGGACGAGCACAGCCACGCGAGGCTCGGGGTTTACGACCCTTCTATGTATCA ATGCTCAG CTACTTCTGCTAGCAATATGAATCATTTTCCCCTTGCCCTACTTGCATTTTTCATTTTGCTCACCCAAGCCAATAGCCACGGTTTCACTGCTGATCTCATACACCGCGACTCTACCCTCTCTCCCTGGTACAATTCATCCGTGTCTCATTACGATCGCTTGCACGATGCCTTTTGTCGTTCTGTCACACGTGCCAATCGCTTCGTCAAGCCAATAATCACCTCATCATCGTCGTTGTCGTCATCAGCAGATATCCAGTCCAGAATAATATCAAGTAATGGAGAATACCTAATGAACGTATCGATTGGGACCCCACCAGTTGAAGTCCTCGGAATAGCCGACACTGGCAGTGATCTCATTTGGACTCAATGCAAGCCATGCAAGCAATGCTTCAACCAAAAACCTCCTCTCTTCGATCCCAAGAAATCGTCGACCTACCGCTCCATCCCGTGTCAGTCCAATTCATGTACTTATCTCGAAGAAGCCGCCTGCGGCACCCAAGACAACGAACACGAAACATGTGACTATAGCTATCGTTACGGAGACCGCTCTTTCACTAGAGGAACTCTAGCTGTTGAGACCTTCACCATTGGATCAACTACCGGTCATCCAGTTTCGCTTCCGAAAATTCTCTTCGGTTGTGGGCATCAAAATGGTGGCACATTTGACGAGTCCGGTTCTGGCTTGATTGGCCTCGGAGGCGGTCCTCTTTCCCTCGCTTCTCAACTGACTAAATCGACCGGTGGTGGTAAATTTTCCTACTGTTTGGTGCCTCTGGCATCAAATAGTAAGAATCCGAACAATAACGTGGCGAGCAAGATAAGTTTTGGCAGTGCCGGCATTGTCTCGGGTGCTGGTGCTGTTTCAACTCCTCTAGTTGCGAAAGAGCCCGACACTTTCTATTACCTCACACTCGAGGCCATTAGCGTTGGAGAGAAGAGGTTGGCCTACAAAACCAAATCACCGAACTGCAAAGATAGTCCTGCTGTTGCTGTTGCTGTTGCTGGCAATGAGGGTAACATTATCATCGATTCAGGTACTACTTTGACATTCCTTCCACCTGGATTTTATGACGATTTGGTATCGGCGTTGGAGGTTGCCATTAACGCAGAGAGGGTTAGTGATCCGAGGGGGATTCTGAGCCTTTGTTTTCGAAGCGAAAGCGATGACATTGGTGTTCCCGTTATAACTGCGCACTTCAAGGGTGCGGATGTGAAGTTGCAGGCAGTAAACACATTTGCTAGAATGGAGGACGATTTGGTTTGCCTGACAATGATACCGTCCAGTGACGTTGCAATATTTGGGAACTTGGCTCAAATAAACTTCCTGGTGGGTTATGATCTTGAGGACAGAACTGTGTCGTTTAAGCCGGCTGATTGTGTTAGCGTTTTGAAaatggaagaaggaaaaaatgcACTGAGAATGAAGAAATGCTGCTATTCTCTCTGCAAGTTACAGAGGAAccttttcattctttttgtaAAGTATATTTTTTCCACACAGCACACACAATCGTGCAAAAGGGAATAA
- the LOC137732944 gene encoding uncharacterized protein — MPRYLQGNRQAEVSNKTIIDCLKKTLLDKMAKWPDEVSSVLWAYRTTKKQATGETPFSLVYGYKVIIPSKALMPSITTVLPNFKQNEKKMATNLDLAEEEREKVITRIAAYQQQLLSNYNKREKIRQF, encoded by the coding sequence ATGCCCAGATATTTGCAGGGCAACAGGCAGGCCGAGGTATCCAACAAGACCATCATCGACTGCCTTAAGAAGACCCTCTTAGATAAAATGGCCAAGTGGCCAGACGAGGTCTCTAGTgttctatgggcatatcgcactacCAAAAAACAAGCAACCGGCGAAACTCCATTCTCCCTGGTGTATGGTTACAAGGTGATCATTCCTTCTAAAGCCCTGATGCCAAGCATCACCACCGTACTGCCGAATTTCAAGCAAAACGAGAAAAAGATGGCCACCAATTTAGACCTGGCAGAGGAAGAGCGCGAAAAGGTTATCACCCGCATTGCGGCCTATCAACAACAGCTCCTCTCCAACTACAACAAGAGGGAAAAAATCAGGCAGTTCTAG